In Lactococcus garvieae subsp. garvieae, the following proteins share a genomic window:
- a CDS encoding exodeoxyribonuclease III: MTYKFISWNIDSLNAALTGTSDRAALSMAVVEQLASAEADVIAIQETKLNGDLKKTNKVFDVLASHFPDYEIVHRISTPPARKGYSGTMFLYKKSLPEPIITMPEIGAPEPMDSEGRIITLEFPEFFITTVYTPNAGDGLNRLDLRGQWDDQYRAYLQMLDLQKPVLACGDFNAAYTEIDLANPKGNRNSAGFTDQEREKFGLLLAAGFTDSFRKIHGNVESYYAPDRSIYTWFAQRSRTAKINNSGWRIDYWLVSDRIAEQITRAEPLDSGARQDHVPIVLEINI; this comes from the coding sequence ATGACTTACAAATTTATCTCATGGAATATTGATTCGTTGAACGCAGCATTGACGGGGACTAGTGATCGTGCAGCTCTTTCGATGGCTGTGGTTGAACAGCTTGCCTCAGCTGAAGCAGATGTTATCGCTATTCAAGAAACCAAGCTCAATGGCGACCTCAAAAAAACAAACAAAGTATTCGATGTTTTAGCTAGCCATTTCCCAGACTATGAAATTGTTCATCGTATCAGTACACCACCTGCACGTAAAGGTTACTCAGGAACGATGTTTCTTTATAAGAAAAGTTTGCCTGAGCCAATCATCACCATGCCTGAAATCGGAGCACCAGAGCCCATGGATAGCGAAGGTCGTATCATCACCTTAGAATTCCCCGAGTTTTTCATCACGACAGTCTACACCCCAAATGCGGGTGATGGTCTTAATCGCTTGGATTTACGTGGGCAATGGGATGATCAATATCGTGCCTACTTGCAGATGCTTGACCTCCAAAAACCGGTCTTAGCATGTGGTGACTTTAACGCTGCTTACACTGAGATAGACCTTGCCAACCCTAAAGGAAACCGTAATTCTGCCGGCTTTACCGATCAAGAACGTGAAAAATTTGGTCTTTTATTAGCCGCTGGATTTACAGATAGTTTCCGTAAAATTCACGGCAATGTAGAAAGTTATTACGCGCCAGACCGCAGTATCTACACATGGTTTGCTCAACGTTCTCGTACAGCCAAAATCAATAATTCTGGCTGGAGAATCGATTATTGGCTTGTTTCTGACCGTATAGCCGAGCAGATTACACGCGCAGAACCCTTGGATTCAGGTGCCCGTCAAGATCACGTGCCCATCGTTTTAGAAATCAATATCTAA
- a CDS encoding ankyrin repeat domain-containing protein, which yields MKRKDVFVLRKYLLLSGLALVLLGGCSKQDNPSAREAKAKQSSAISTSQKEASTNEKATSKKEEVKPMKVLEAVTEKKNLSEIEKSIKAGQSDINERNAKGESPLLIATHENNVALAQLLIDNGADVNLQDHIQDSPYLYAAAQGKTEILRYILQHSKPNQKVYNRFGGNALIPAAEKGHLENVKLLLKDGRVDIDHQNNYGYTALIEAVALRDGSVHYQEIVKTLLQYKANPELRDNNNLTALDYAKQLGYSGMIDLLS from the coding sequence ATGAAACGAAAGGATGTGTTTGTTTTGAGAAAATATTTGCTTCTCTCTGGACTAGCCCTTGTTCTCTTAGGAGGCTGTTCCAAACAAGACAATCCAAGTGCTCGGGAAGCCAAAGCTAAACAAAGCAGTGCGATTTCGACTTCACAAAAGGAAGCATCCACAAACGAAAAGGCAACTTCGAAAAAAGAGGAGGTCAAACCGATGAAAGTTCTAGAGGCTGTAACAGAAAAGAAGAATTTATCTGAAATTGAAAAAAGTATCAAAGCTGGTCAGTCAGATATTAATGAAAGAAATGCAAAGGGAGAATCGCCTTTACTTATCGCGACACATGAAAATAACGTTGCCCTCGCTCAGTTATTGATAGATAATGGAGCAGATGTTAATTTACAAGACCATATTCAAGATTCGCCTTACCTTTATGCAGCGGCCCAAGGTAAAACCGAAATCCTGCGGTATATTTTACAACACAGTAAACCTAATCAAAAAGTCTATAACCGCTTTGGAGGAAATGCTTTAATTCCAGCAGCTGAAAAAGGGCATTTAGAAAACGTAAAATTGTTATTAAAAGATGGTCGAGTTGATATTGATCATCAAAACAATTATGGGTACACAGCACTGATTGAAGCAGTTGCTTTGAGAGATGGTTCAGTACACTATCAAGAAATCGTGAAGACCCTCTTGCAATATAAAGCAAACCCTGAATTACGAGACAACAATAATTTAACAGCCTTAGATTATGCCAAACAGCTCGGCTATTCAGGTATGATAGATTTATTAAGCTAA
- a CDS encoding DNA translocase FtsK: MPAKRKTKSKSKPKAKRSTAKKTQAKKSNTKFWTANKKMAAFFGSLIVILFALARLGLFGVFLYNVTRLAVGTLAITFLLIVLFIMFMAVFKKDFFRENKRFLPGLALFFFGLLLVFHARFDALTPNKNALVLAMSDLKKGQVTHFLGGGFLGDVFFGPAKALFSVIGVYIIVAILWLVALYLMAPALLARLRIFLKRNISETRTRMADRAEAKRAAALLEEKARAQEEAERNLRAMETEEVPLPSEPVFEENAAADFSDIPIAIADTPASPTQETETMQPQDETEDDQEPISFERSVDNEFYQLPTIDLLEEIPTKNQAGERENVRKNIQILERTLESFKISATVESAVVGPSVTKYEIKLATGVKVSRVVNLSDDLALALAAKDVRIEAPIPGKSLIGIEIPNSEVATVGFRELWENAQPKTNSLLELPLGKALDGTIRTFDMTRMPHLLVAGSTGSGKSVAVNGIITSILMKALPSEVKFLMVDPKMVELSVYNDIPHLLIPVVTNPRKASRALQKVVDEMENRYELFSQAGVRNIAGYNEKIEKYNAQSNEKYQTLPLIVVIVDELSDLMMVASKEVEDAIIRLGQKARAAGIHMILATQRPSVDVISGLIKANVPSRVAFAVSSGTDSRTIIDTNGAEKLLGRGDMLFKPIDENHPVRLQGAFLSDADVESVVSFIKNQSQADYDESFDPGEAEEDSSRGTAAPSNSADPLFEEARNMVISAQKASTAQLQRALKVGFNRASDLMNELEAAGIVGPAKGTTPRKVLVTKDGEFLEGQEFDEA, translated from the coding sequence ATGCCCGCAAAAAGAAAAACAAAAAGTAAATCAAAACCAAAAGCGAAGCGTTCAACAGCAAAGAAAACACAGGCTAAAAAGTCAAATACTAAATTTTGGACGGCGAATAAAAAAATGGCGGCTTTTTTTGGGAGCTTAATTGTCATTTTATTTGCTTTAGCACGTTTGGGCTTGTTTGGTGTCTTTTTATATAATGTCACCCGACTGGCTGTAGGAACATTAGCAATCACCTTTTTATTAATCGTTTTATTCATTATGTTTATGGCGGTTTTCAAAAAGGATTTCTTCCGTGAAAATAAACGCTTCCTACCTGGACTCGCTCTCTTTTTCTTTGGACTTCTTCTTGTTTTTCATGCGCGATTTGATGCCCTTACTCCCAACAAAAATGCTTTAGTTTTAGCGATGTCTGATCTGAAAAAAGGACAGGTGACACATTTTCTCGGGGGTGGTTTTTTAGGAGATGTGTTTTTTGGCCCAGCCAAAGCCCTCTTTTCCGTAATAGGCGTTTATATCATTGTGGCCATTTTGTGGCTTGTCGCATTGTATCTTATGGCACCTGCTTTGCTTGCACGCCTACGTATTTTTCTTAAAAGAAATATTAGCGAAACACGTACGCGTATGGCAGACCGTGCGGAAGCTAAACGTGCAGCCGCCCTTTTAGAAGAGAAAGCCAGAGCTCAGGAAGAAGCTGAAAGAAACTTACGTGCGATGGAAACAGAAGAAGTGCCTCTCCCAAGCGAACCCGTGTTTGAAGAAAATGCAGCTGCCGACTTTTCCGACATTCCTATAGCTATTGCTGATACGCCAGCATCCCCTACACAAGAAACAGAAACCATGCAACCGCAAGACGAAACGGAGGACGACCAAGAGCCAATCAGTTTTGAACGTTCGGTTGACAATGAGTTTTATCAACTTCCGACGATTGATTTATTGGAGGAAATTCCAACAAAAAACCAAGCGGGAGAACGAGAAAATGTCCGCAAGAACATTCAAATCCTAGAGCGAACATTGGAATCCTTCAAGATTTCAGCGACAGTTGAATCCGCTGTTGTAGGGCCATCTGTTACCAAGTACGAAATTAAGTTAGCTACTGGGGTTAAAGTTTCGCGTGTCGTCAACTTATCAGATGATTTAGCTTTAGCACTTGCTGCAAAGGATGTGCGGATTGAGGCACCGATACCTGGGAAATCCTTGATCGGTATCGAAATTCCTAACAGCGAAGTTGCGACCGTTGGCTTCCGAGAACTTTGGGAAAATGCCCAACCCAAAACGAACAGCTTACTTGAGCTGCCTTTAGGAAAAGCTTTAGATGGTACGATTCGTACCTTTGATATGACACGTATGCCTCACTTACTTGTAGCGGGTTCTACAGGTTCAGGGAAGTCGGTCGCTGTAAATGGGATTATCACCTCTATCCTGATGAAAGCTCTGCCCAGTGAAGTTAAATTCTTGATGGTCGATCCTAAAATGGTGGAACTTTCTGTATATAATGATATCCCTCACCTCCTTATTCCTGTGGTAACGAATCCACGTAAAGCCTCACGTGCCTTACAAAAAGTGGTAGATGAGATGGAAAACCGCTACGAGCTCTTTAGTCAAGCAGGAGTACGTAATATTGCAGGTTATAATGAAAAAATAGAAAAATACAATGCCCAGTCGAATGAAAAATATCAAACATTGCCATTGATTGTGGTCATTGTCGATGAACTCTCCGACTTGATGATGGTAGCCAGCAAGGAAGTTGAAGACGCGATTATCCGCCTTGGTCAAAAAGCACGTGCAGCGGGTATCCATATGATTTTAGCAACGCAACGTCCATCCGTGGATGTCATTTCTGGCCTGATCAAGGCCAATGTGCCTTCACGTGTCGCTTTTGCCGTATCCAGTGGGACGGATTCTCGTACAATTATTGATACAAATGGTGCAGAAAAACTCTTGGGACGTGGGGATATGCTCTTTAAACCCATTGATGAAAATCATCCGGTACGTTTACAAGGCGCCTTCTTATCAGATGCTGATGTTGAGTCGGTAGTGAGCTTTATTAAAAATCAATCTCAAGCGGACTATGATGAAAGCTTTGACCCAGGTGAAGCGGAGGAAGACAGCAGCCGTGGGACAGCAGCGCCATCAAATTCAGCTGATCCACTGTTTGAAGAAGCACGTAATATGGTTATTTCCGCTCAAAAAGCTTCGACAGCTCAATTGCAGCGTGCGCTTAAAGTCGGTTTCAACCGTGCTTCCGATCTGATGAATGAACTGGAGGCAGCAGGTATTGTCGGACCAGCCAAAGGTACAACACCACGAAAAGTTCTCGTTACCAAAGATGGAGAGTTTTTAGAAGGACAGGAGTTTGACGAAGCATGA
- a CDS encoding Cof-type HAD-IIB family hydrolase — translation MENINAYKALAFFDLDGTLLNSQSQLDTDVIDAIHEIRRNGVLPFIATGRGHFELDNIMEATGITGAVAMNGQYIVLDGQTIYKDPISIENIEKLHTLAIEQDEALAFYGKEGYWVDRHTDFVREAYAYTHMPLPEIDPEGYKTEEVNMLLLLTDKLSQVDYYKAQMPELNFFMNAPTSIDITNISTNKGTGITHVKDVLNFKGETYAFGDGRNDLHLLAAADHGTAMGNAVPELKEIADFISTKNTEQGIVNAFKHWNFI, via the coding sequence ATGGAAAATATAAACGCTTACAAGGCCTTAGCCTTTTTTGACCTTGATGGAACTTTACTTAACAGCCAGAGCCAACTAGATACTGATGTCATCGACGCTATCCACGAAATTCGGCGGAATGGTGTCCTTCCTTTCATTGCCACAGGGCGTGGACATTTTGAACTTGACAATATCATGGAGGCTACTGGCATCACCGGTGCTGTTGCTATGAATGGACAGTATATTGTTTTAGATGGTCAAACGATATACAAGGATCCTATTTCAATTGAAAATATTGAAAAATTACACACGTTAGCGATTGAACAAGACGAAGCATTGGCCTTTTATGGTAAAGAAGGCTATTGGGTAGATCGTCATACGGATTTTGTCCGTGAAGCCTATGCTTATACACATATGCCGCTTCCTGAGATTGACCCCGAAGGCTACAAAACCGAGGAGGTCAACATGCTTTTACTCCTCACCGATAAGCTGTCACAAGTGGATTATTACAAAGCACAGATGCCCGAACTTAATTTCTTTATGAATGCTCCTACCTCAATAGACATTACAAATATCTCGACCAACAAAGGCACAGGAATTACACATGTCAAGGATGTTCTTAACTTTAAGGGAGAGACTTATGCTTTCGGGGACGGACGAAATGACCTCCATCTTTTAGCTGCTGCCGACCACGGTACAGCTATGGGAAATGCAGTGCCTGAACTCAAAGAAATCGCTGATTTTATCAGCACTAAAAATACTGAACAAGGTATTGTTAATGCCTTTAAACATTGGAACTTTATTTAG
- a CDS encoding QueT transporter family protein → MKKSTVYDMVTIAIVAALYVVLTMTPPLNAISYGPMQFRISEMLNFTAFFNKKYIIAVTIGCMISNFLSFTWIDVIVGGLSTLIFLTLGVMLFERYMKQYFFNGQLNKAFFYFAIFFSISMVTIALEMHFLFGMPFFWTWFTLAVGEFASLLIGAIIMDKLGKRIDLTR, encoded by the coding sequence TTGAAAAAATCTACTGTTTACGACATGGTGACAATTGCCATTGTTGCTGCTCTTTACGTTGTCCTTACGATGACGCCGCCACTCAACGCCATTTCATATGGTCCTATGCAATTTAGAATTTCAGAAATGCTTAACTTTACCGCTTTCTTTAATAAAAAATATATTATTGCTGTGACTATTGGATGTATGATTTCGAACTTCCTCAGTTTTACTTGGATTGATGTTATCGTAGGTGGCCTGTCAACGCTTATCTTCTTGACTTTAGGAGTGATGCTTTTTGAACGCTATATGAAACAGTATTTTTTCAATGGTCAACTCAATAAAGCCTTTTTCTACTTTGCAATATTTTTCTCAATCAGTATGGTCACTATCGCTTTGGAAATGCACTTTCTTTTCGGAATGCCTTTCTTCTGGACCTGGTTTACATTAGCTGTAGGTGAATTTGCAAGTTTGCTTATTGGGGCAATTATTATGGACAAGCTGGGCAAGCGTATTGATTTGACCAGATAA
- a CDS encoding DUF2829 domain-containing protein yields the protein MTFEEILPELKAGKKIVRTGWGGAENYVALYDSITLDNGEKLQVTPYFLINVTGEGEGFSMWAPTPCDVLATDWILVND from the coding sequence ATGACATTTGAAGAAATTCTTCCAGAACTTAAAGCTGGTAAAAAAATAGTACGCACAGGATGGGGAGGCGCCGAAAACTATGTGGCCTTGTATGACAGTATTACACTTGATAACGGTGAAAAGCTGCAAGTTACACCTTACTTTCTAATCAATGTCACAGGCGAAGGCGAAGGCTTTAGCATGTGGGCCCCTACACCTTGTGACGTATTAGCGACAGACTGGATTCTAGTGAATGACTAA
- a CDS encoding SDR family NAD(P)-dependent oxidoreductase, with translation MKNTENNQKIVIITGASNGMGYEAAKTFAQRGWQVYAGARRVEKIPTDEGIIALKLDVTDSKSNHNFVQHVIDHAGRIDVLINNAGYGEYGPAEEIPMENIRKQFETNFFGAVELTQLVLPVMRQQQFGRIVNISSIGGDVYMPLGAFYHATKAALQQWSDVLDTEVKAFGIRSIVVQPGGTASNWSTIAMENAEKNLHPNSPYQPLVQTVRAALSSNFGSSATSADLAQVFYKAATDKKAQARYYHSFMDRMMVHTARAHPKLYIKFFNFGLKQMGKRKK, from the coding sequence ATGAAAAATACAGAAAATAATCAAAAAATCGTTATCATCACCGGTGCATCAAACGGCATGGGTTATGAAGCTGCCAAAACTTTTGCTCAACGTGGCTGGCAGGTTTATGCTGGCGCACGTCGTGTTGAAAAAATTCCAACTGATGAGGGGATTATCGCCCTAAAACTTGATGTTACGGATAGCAAAAGCAATCACAACTTTGTCCAACATGTCATCGATCATGCAGGACGAATCGATGTGTTGATCAATAATGCCGGCTATGGTGAGTATGGTCCAGCTGAAGAAATTCCCATGGAAAATATCCGCAAGCAATTTGAGACGAATTTCTTTGGGGCTGTAGAATTGACACAGCTGGTTCTTCCTGTCATGCGTCAACAACAGTTTGGACGAATCGTTAATATTTCAAGTATTGGTGGAGATGTCTACATGCCTCTAGGTGCTTTTTATCATGCGACGAAAGCAGCCTTGCAACAATGGTCTGATGTTCTTGATACGGAAGTTAAAGCTTTCGGTATTCGATCTATCGTTGTACAACCCGGCGGTACTGCTTCCAACTGGAGCACCATCGCTATGGAAAATGCCGAAAAAAATCTTCACCCCAACAGCCCTTACCAACCTTTAGTTCAAACTGTGCGTGCAGCTCTCAGTAGCAACTTTGGGAGTTCAGCTACTTCGGCGGATTTGGCACAAGTTTTTTATAAGGCTGCAACAGATAAGAAAGCTCAAGCCCGTTATTATCATTCATTTATGGACCGTATGATGGTACACACAGCACGTGCGCACCCTAAACTTTATATTAAATTTTTTAATTTCGGATTGAAACAAATGGGCAAACGTAAAAAATAA
- a CDS encoding universal stress protein — translation MRENYKNILVAVDGSDQANQAIQEAIEISKRNQASLFVVHAKDVAQLYGTAYIMPAVLEEAEKQSAEILDEAGKLIGDKVEYKAFQVSGSPKKEIVDFAEENDIDLIVMGSTGKGAIDRVLVGSTASYVVNHAPCNVMVVK, via the coding sequence ATGAGAGAAAATTACAAAAATATTTTAGTCGCAGTAGATGGATCTGACCAAGCCAATCAGGCTATCCAAGAAGCAATTGAGATTTCTAAAAGAAACCAAGCATCTTTGTTTGTCGTACATGCTAAAGATGTAGCACAACTTTATGGTACAGCTTACATCATGCCAGCCGTTTTGGAAGAAGCAGAAAAACAATCCGCAGAAATCCTTGATGAAGCTGGGAAACTTATTGGTGACAAAGTTGAGTACAAAGCTTTCCAAGTGAGTGGTTCTCCTAAAAAAGAAATCGTTGACTTTGCTGAGGAAAATGATATTGACTTGATCGTTATGGGTTCAACAGGTAAAGGCGCTATTGACCGTGTACTTGTAGGCTCAACTGCAAGTTATGTTGTTAACCATGCACCATGTAATGTTATGGTTGTAAAATAA
- the metG gene encoding methionine--tRNA ligase, with protein sequence MTENKNFYITTPIYYPSGKLHLGSSYTTIACDVLARYKRLMGFDTFYLTGLDEHGMKIQRKAEELGMTPKEYLDPMAEDVKELWKMLDISYDKFIRTTDKYHEEAVQKAFEQLLAQDDIYLDKYAGWYSVSDEEFFTETQLEEVYHDADGKVIGGKAPSGHEVEWVEEESYFFRMSKYADWLLSYYESHPDFIQPEIRKNEMINNFIKPGLEDLAVSRTTFTWGIPVKSNPKHVVYVWLDALLNYVTALGYGSDDTSKLDKFWPGVNMVGKEIVRFHTIYWPIMLHALGMQPPKQVFGHGWLVMKDGKMSKSKGNVVYPDMLVNRYGLDPVRYYLMRALPFGSDGVFSPEDFIDRINYDLANDLGNLLNRTVAMVNKYNDGVLVKNDATTEFDAALETVLAETLEKFHTAMDKFEFNVALNEVWVLISRTNKYIDETAPWVLAKSEDDKDKLNNVLYHLAENLRVVAALLQPFMRATSKKIFGQLGLTEEEFSLEDLAFGYEFTHKVVEKGEPVFPRLDKEEEVEYIKLQMAGGKLPEKEWVPEDVKLNLTLPEIKFDDFEKIELKVAEVLEVSRVEGSDRLLRFKLDAGDEEPRQILSGIAEFYPNEQDFVGKKLQIVANLKPRKMMKKYVSQGMILSAEFDGKLRVLEAPADVPAGSLIG encoded by the coding sequence ATGACTGAAAACAAAAACTTTTATATCACAACGCCGATTTATTATCCTTCAGGGAAATTACATCTCGGCTCAAGCTACACTACAATTGCTTGTGATGTTCTCGCACGTTACAAACGTTTGATGGGCTTTGATACGTTTTATTTAACAGGTCTTGATGAACATGGCATGAAAATTCAACGTAAGGCTGAAGAGTTGGGAATGACACCCAAAGAATATTTGGACCCAATGGCGGAAGATGTTAAAGAACTGTGGAAAATGTTGGATATTTCTTATGACAAATTTATCCGTACAACAGATAAATATCATGAAGAAGCCGTTCAAAAGGCGTTTGAACAACTTCTGGCACAAGATGATATCTACTTGGATAAATATGCGGGGTGGTATTCTGTTTCTGATGAAGAGTTCTTTACTGAAACACAGTTGGAAGAAGTTTACCATGATGCAGACGGGAAAGTAATAGGTGGTAAAGCGCCATCAGGTCACGAAGTGGAATGGGTCGAAGAAGAGTCGTATTTCTTCCGTATGAGCAAGTATGCGGACTGGCTCTTAAGTTATTACGAATCACATCCAGATTTTATCCAACCTGAGATTCGTAAAAATGAGATGATTAACAATTTCATCAAACCGGGCTTGGAAGACTTAGCTGTAAGCCGTACGACCTTCACTTGGGGTATCCCTGTGAAGTCCAATCCGAAACACGTGGTTTATGTTTGGCTTGATGCATTGCTTAACTATGTGACTGCCTTAGGCTATGGTTCAGATGATACCAGCAAACTGGATAAATTCTGGCCGGGTGTGAATATGGTCGGAAAAGAAATCGTACGTTTCCACACCATTTACTGGCCAATCATGCTTCATGCTTTGGGCATGCAACCTCCTAAACAAGTCTTCGGTCATGGCTGGTTGGTGATGAAAGACGGTAAAATGTCCAAATCTAAAGGAAATGTCGTTTATCCTGATATGTTGGTTAATCGTTATGGTTTAGACCCTGTACGTTATTACCTCATGCGCGCATTGCCTTTTGGTTCTGATGGTGTCTTTTCACCAGAAGACTTTATCGACCGTATTAACTATGATTTGGCAAATGACCTCGGCAACCTCCTCAATCGTACAGTCGCTATGGTCAACAAATACAATGATGGCGTTCTGGTTAAGAATGATGCAACAACAGAATTTGATGCTGCCTTGGAAACAGTCCTTGCTGAAACTTTGGAAAAATTCCACACCGCTATGGATAAATTTGAATTCAATGTTGCTTTAAATGAAGTTTGGGTTCTTATCTCACGTACAAATAAATACATTGATGAAACAGCGCCTTGGGTTCTTGCAAAATCAGAAGATGACAAAGACAAGCTTAATAATGTGCTTTATCATTTAGCAGAAAATCTTCGTGTTGTTGCGGCACTCTTGCAACCTTTCATGCGTGCAACAAGCAAGAAAATTTTTGGTCAATTAGGCTTAACTGAAGAAGAGTTCTCTTTAGAAGATTTAGCTTTCGGTTACGAATTTACGCATAAAGTTGTAGAAAAAGGTGAACCTGTCTTCCCTCGTTTGGATAAGGAAGAAGAAGTGGAATACATCAAGTTACAGATGGCTGGTGGAAAGCTTCCTGAAAAAGAATGGGTACCAGAGGATGTTAAACTCAATCTCACTTTACCAGAAATTAAGTTTGATGATTTTGAAAAGATTGAATTGAAAGTTGCTGAAGTTTTGGAAGTCAGCCGTGTTGAGGGTTCAGATCGTCTGCTTCGCTTCAAATTAGATGCAGGTGACGAAGAACCACGTCAAATCTTGTCAGGGATTGCAGAATTTTATCCTAACGAGCAAGACTTCGTCGGTAAAAAATTACAAATCGTGGCGAATTTGAAACCACGTAAAATGATGAAGAAATATGTCAGTCAAGGGATGATTCTCTCCGCTGAATTTGATGGCAAGTTGCGCGTGCTCGAAGCACCTGCTGATGTACCTGCCGGTTCATTAATTGGGTAA
- the holA gene encoding DNA polymerase III subunit delta has protein sequence MSAFEELEKIKKAGLPQILVLYGEEEDLVQELKSRLLNDVHFDSTDLGQAYFDLNSANANLALEELESLPFFVEQKLVILENLTNLKTVKKAVFDEKQTARFENFLNDPVETTQLILILHGKLDSRLKLTKKLKTQATLLEAQELKPQELSRVFADTGLSGNILQRVFEKSNFSFPVIKQNIALLKTYVGEREITLDDVEKVVPKSLQDNIFLLTDLILKSEVNQARDLVHDLTLQGEELIKILVILTNSFRLYYQVKLMQNKGWNEQKQTSYLKIHPYRVKLANQQVRNMQESFLAQALLSLIELDYKIKSSGVDANYLFDLALIKLALKDL, from the coding sequence ATGAGCGCTTTTGAAGAATTAGAAAAAATAAAAAAAGCAGGTTTGCCTCAAATATTGGTGCTTTACGGTGAGGAAGAGGACCTTGTCCAGGAACTAAAAAGTCGACTGTTAAATGATGTTCATTTTGACAGTACAGATTTAGGCCAAGCTTATTTTGACTTGAATAGTGCCAATGCGAATCTTGCCTTGGAAGAGCTAGAGAGTCTGCCTTTCTTTGTGGAGCAAAAGCTGGTTATTTTAGAAAACCTTACCAATCTTAAAACAGTAAAAAAAGCTGTTTTTGATGAAAAACAGACGGCACGATTTGAAAATTTTTTGAACGATCCTGTCGAAACGACACAGCTGATTCTTATCTTACATGGGAAGTTAGACAGTCGACTGAAACTTACGAAAAAGCTAAAGACACAAGCCACTTTATTAGAAGCACAGGAACTGAAACCTCAAGAGTTAAGTCGCGTCTTTGCAGATACAGGCCTTTCTGGCAATATTCTTCAAAGAGTATTTGAAAAATCAAATTTTTCTTTTCCAGTCATCAAGCAAAATATCGCCTTGTTAAAAACATATGTGGGAGAAAGAGAAATCACTCTTGATGATGTCGAAAAAGTGGTTCCTAAATCGCTCCAAGATAATATTTTTCTGCTGACCGACTTGATTTTGAAGAGTGAGGTGAATCAAGCACGTGATTTAGTGCATGATTTGACGTTGCAAGGTGAGGAGTTAATCAAGATATTAGTTATCTTGACAAATTCCTTCCGGCTTTATTATCAGGTAAAACTGATGCAAAATAAAGGATGGAATGAACAGAAACAAACGTCTTATCTTAAAATTCATCCCTACCGTGTGAAGCTCGCAAACCAGCAAGTACGCAACATGCAGGAAAGCTTTCTGGCGCAAGCTCTATTGTCCCTCATTGAGCTTGATTATAAAATAAAAAGTTCAGGAGTAGATGCAAATTATTTGTTTGATTTAGCCTTGATTAAGTTAGCTTTGAAAGACTTATAA
- a CDS encoding 3-oxoacyl-ACP reductase, translated as MTNQKFKGKKVLVTGAASGIGQAQAQAFMQAGAEVIGVDLQKFTADFKSIICDVSCPEQVAQLATQVGKVDILLNTAGQLDGYRTMEDTDFSLWKKILTTNLDSMFLMTSAFLPQMKKQKSGVIINMASVAGLVAGGGGIAYTASKHAIVGFTKQLALDEAPHGIQVAGIAPGAIDTPMNAKDFTENNGEMAKWVAEETPAKRWAKPQEVADLTLFLASPESSYLTGAVVPIDGGWTIK; from the coding sequence ATGACTAATCAAAAATTTAAAGGAAAAAAGGTTCTTGTAACAGGAGCTGCTAGCGGTATTGGTCAAGCACAAGCTCAAGCCTTTATGCAAGCAGGCGCAGAAGTTATTGGTGTGGACTTACAAAAATTCACTGCGGATTTTAAAAGCATTATCTGTGATGTTTCCTGCCCTGAACAGGTGGCACAATTGGCAACTCAGGTAGGTAAAGTGGATATTTTACTCAACACTGCCGGTCAACTGGACGGCTATCGTACGATGGAAGACACGGACTTTTCACTTTGGAAAAAAATTCTAACCACCAATCTTGACAGTATGTTCCTCATGACTTCTGCCTTTTTGCCTCAAATGAAAAAACAAAAGTCTGGTGTAATCATCAACATGGCTTCAGTTGCTGGTTTAGTTGCCGGTGGTGGAGGCATTGCCTATACAGCAAGCAAACATGCTATTGTTGGTTTTACAAAGCAACTTGCTCTAGATGAAGCGCCGCATGGTATCCAAGTTGCAGGTATAGCTCCTGGCGCCATTGATACACCGATGAACGCCAAGGATTTTACTGAAAATAATGGTGAAATGGCAAAATGGGTAGCAGAAGAAACACCAGCAAAGCGTTGGGCAAAACCTCAAGAAGTTGCTGATTTGACTCTTTTTCTAGCCAGTCCAGAAAGTTCCTATTTGACGGGGGCAGTGGTTCCCATTGATGGCGGTTGGACAATTAAATAA